The genomic region AGTATTCGATTCCACAATCAAACCAACAAAACAAGTTCGACACACCGACATAAACTCATTAGATTCGAACAATCCGATCTACGAGGACAGAAAACTCTCTAATCTCATGCCACCGTAAAAAAACAGGCATAAATTTATTCTCACAAAAAACAATAATCGCTGGTTATTAAATCAAAACTTGGCTTGCTGTTCCAAAAGCTCTTAACTTTCGCGTTACAATTGATCTCTATGCCAATGGCACAACGGGGCATCTAGTTATGTATAAAGTTCAAAACCAAGTCAGCTAGTTGAGCCATAGTGGCTCTAAGTAATACCTTTCTGGAAAGACCGGTCCACCTTGTAGATTCAAGGTCTCTTGCCAAATCCACGGCCTCTCCCTCATCATCTTTGCAGCCTCTACTTCGTCGTAGTCAAAGGGGTCCATAGAAGTCAAAGATGTCTGCTTCAtcgtctccatcatcatgatatagAGATCATGCCCCACGGCGTGGATATACCGACCGAAATCACAAGAAACAAGATTGGGGATACCAGGGTCGCCAAAATAGTCCACAAGACATACAGAGGCCTATATGGTTTTATTCTGCAGGTTAACGGCGAGCAAATAGTGTGCTTGTGTTGGGATAAACTTCCGGTTTCTTTGCTTCTCGCTGTTCTCGCGATACTCACCGAGTGCAAAGTAGACAACGTCATGATCCTCTGTGCTAAGAAGGGGGTACATGGGGGTTATGTCCTTTGGGATGTCCCCGAATCCATCGAGCCCCCAGAGTGTCTCGACGCGGAGCTCATACTCTTTCTTCCAGCCCATGTCATGGTCCAACAACCTCCAAACTGTTAAGGTGCGGTCCTTGAGTTCAACATGCTCGAGGACGCCATCAATGGAAATAAACTTGATGATGGAGTCCCGGACGACCCCCATGTTACGGTAGGCTTTCGGCTGTGCCACCCGGGTGTTGCTGCGGCGGTGGTCCGCTCCGGGCAACTCTCCGGGCAGGGGAAAGAAGCCAAACTTCACCACTGGGTCGTCGTCACCCTCGTTATTGAAGAGGGCGTCGCAGAGGCAGTATGTGACGCCGCGCAGGAGGTCTGCCCAGTAGCTGATGCCGTTGACCGAAAACGCCATGTCGGCTTGGAACATGCTCATGTCGATGAGGGACTTGTTTGGGAACATGGCCTTCTTGACCTCAGACCAAGGAGGCGATGATGAGGAGATGGGCCGCCATAGCAGGAGAGCATCTTGATCTTGTCCACCATAGGTGACGTGGAGCTTGCCCGCGAGGACTAGCGCGTAGTCGTGGCAATAGCGTGGCCGCTGGATGAGGATGCGATTGGTGAGGCCTGTGAACCCCCAGGAGGGGTTTTGCGGCGTGGGAATCACGTGGAGCGACCCATTAACGGCGTCATAGATCAGATAGACGATGTGGCCGAAGTCGTGAAGCAATGTAGTACGGAGAACGATGGTGCCTCTGTCGACGGCTTCGATGTTGGCAAATGGGCTGCTGCCTCGGAGGCCAAGGCATGAGAGTCCGGGCGGGGTGTCGGCTAGGTGCACCCCGATGTCCATGCGCTGGACCATCTCCTCGGCGCTGGCCTGCAATTGGGATGAGAACCCGAACGCCTTCTTCTCCGCGCATCTCAGAATCGTGAACGGCTGCATGGCGATTAGGTCTTCCTGATCGTCGTCGTTGAAATCGGTGCGCACGCGTTGGTCCAGCACGCAGCCGGGCGGCAGGGTTGCACGGACACCGCCCGACATGGCTGACCGTCCAGGTGCAGCTAGGTAGGGGTGGCTGGATCGGATATATGAAGGCGGTGAACGAGACGATTCAGAGCTAGGCGAAGCAGGCGGCTGGCTGGATTGATTCTAGCCGCCGTACCTAATCTCGATTGGTTTGCAAAAAAACAGGGGTGTGTGGATCCTGTAGGTTTGTTGCTTTGATCTGAGTTGTATATAATTAGTTACAAGATCAATCCTTCTCGGTGCACAATTCCTAACCTACTCGGACAATAACAATATTGGAGCGACACGCCCGTGTTTTCTGTAAAACCAACCGATATCagattctttcttttttctttttctttttcttttttttcgcggGGAAGGAAGAAAAATATATCCTATGAGACCGTGATGCACGCCCATCCAAAATTAAGCAGCAACACAGATAATTTGGTGCCCCTAAAAGAACAGATAATTTGGTGACAGGAAGTTTCTCCATCTCTTGTGCAAAGTTATTTCTTTTCGagaaagggtttcccccgctttgtattacaaagcaaccaccaCGATAGAGCGAatgataggtgctggggcggaagcagcacaatcaCGGCCAAAAGAAACGgaagagaaaacaaaaaagaaacaaatgccaagAGCGGCGGATCAACGAAAAAGAAGAAGCCTCGCGACCGCTGCGCCCACAGGAGTACTCCCACCAAGCTCCACGACTCCGTAATGCCGGCACCaagcaacacctccaagaagggatgcgacgacgacgacgacgctgctgcGAAGGGTCTCCCCCGGTACGCGGCGAGGGGATAGGAAGGGtcgccccgacgccctccaggaaggacTAACGACACCCGCAAGCGCCGCCACGCTGGTGTCGGCCAAGCTCTTGTGCAAAGTTCACCTCTCGATCCAAATGATTCCATTATAAGGGCCTccttgattcataggattttgaaaacgtaggaataggaaAAGTGTAAGGTTGGAGTGGCATGCCCATTTAAATTCTATAGAATTAGCAATGATTGTTTGATGCCACGGGAAAAAAAAAGAAATTGTaaaaaaaagttggagtggatgttaAATTTCCTATGAaacgtagtactccctctgtttttatttagtccgcatattagctttggtcaaagttaAGGTTTGTAAGTTTTGactaagtttataaacaaaaatattaatatatacaataaaaaaatcaataccactagattcattattgaatgtactttcacatcatatagatttgttatggtaaatatttatatatttttctataaacttggtcaaactttgcaaagtttgacttcgatcaaacctaatatgtagactaaataaaaacagagggagtacaaaagatttcataggaaaaattcctatgaaatccaatcctatgaatcaaagaaccaacataggaaaaaatcctaaggatttcaATCCTTCAGAAATCCTTttaaattcctttgaatcaaagaagccctaaaATTGGGCAGGATATCATGTATAGAACGAACTAAAATCTAAAGTGTAAATCCGACAGTAGTTTGagcaggacggcggcggcggagctctccctcctctcgctcagTGCAGTGGCGGTTGGCGCGGGCCAGCGGTATTGAGTGATGCGTCACATTGGCGAGTGGCGGGCGCATGGCGGCATCATGGTGGGTTTCGCGTGCAAGCTCGCAACAAGGTCGGGGCTCGGTAAGATCTTGCGGTCCGGTGCCCAAGAACGGCGGGGGGCGCCTCGTCGGCGGGTCATGGGCGCATCAGATGCGGGCATAGTGCGTGGAAGACGTCGACATGCTTGCTCGTTCTCGCGAGGCCCAACGTGGAACCTCCCGTGGTCGACTCCGGGGGCAGATCACAGCCGGCCGAGTTTGGTATGGGTGAGCTTGTTCCATGGGTGGAGTGTGAGGGTGAACCCTAGGCCGTTGATGAAGTGGCCGCCCGCGAGGCGGTCCATGAGCACGCGGGTGGAGAAGATGAGGAGGAAGTCGTTTGGGCGGTGCACGTGGATGGTGAAATTGTCAGGGTGGAGGTCCAAGGAGTGGATGACGCTCTCAGCAACCGCCGGCCTGTCTCCGGTGATGGAAACCACCATCCCATGACGCAGCACCATCTCAGCCTCCTCCATCTCCACAGAGCATGACATGATGACGCGCATTTGGCACCGGCAGCACCGGATGTCGTTGGTGCACTCGCGTACGGGGTGGCCGGGGTCCAGGCAGCGGAAGCAGAGGCCGGCAGCCTCCTCCGGAGATGGGCTTGGGGTTCGGGGCGGCATCTCGCCGCGCACCCCAGCGGCGGTTCCTGTGGCGGGAGACCTGGAAGCCGTCCACGTCCACCATCTCGCTGCGAGGCCGAGGCTGGTGGCACGGTAGGGCCGTGCCGCACGTCGCCAGTGGAGGGGAGGCGGTGGGAGCCTGGCTTGGGGTGGTCGGAGGTGTCCGGGCAACGTCGCGGAAGACTCGCTCCGGCGGAGCAGGACGGCACCGAGGAAACAAGAACCCAGCTGGCACTACGATTCTTAAGTTTGTAATAATAAATTCATAAAATAGAGGAACAAAAGCAATACGATTTCACAGTCGATGGTGACATTTGTATGCCTATATTTCATTACAAAGATCTCATCATAAAAACAGAGCTTGTTCGATTCAGATTAGCATAGCTCTCACGAAGTCATGATACATGCAAGCTTCACTGTCCGACTACTAGCCTCCTACTCTGCTGAGCTATACATCACAACAGAACATTAGGATGTACTGCAGTTCAGATTCAAGAAAACAGAGTATATACTCTTGCGATGGACAAGAAAAGAAAATGGACAACGAAACAAAACAACCAATACTTGCTAAGATCTTGAGCATAAATCACTCCACTATTTTGGTAAAAATAAATCTTGAGCATACACAGACATCAACAACAAACAAGGGAATCTAATTCACGCTCTAATTTAATTTGCTAATGAAGAATGAACTAGTGACCTATTGCTAGTGCCCCAACTGTGAACTGATTTAAAACTATACTCATTCAACCCAGCACTAGTTTTCAAATAGTCTCAGCCCGTTAATCCTCGGCACGAGGAAACCAACAAATCAGTTGATTTGCCAGAAAATTCAACAAGCAATATATCTAAATACAGTGTATGAACAACTATCTAAGTAACTACTACATGCTACATTTGCTATGCCGATACGATGATGCAGACCACAAACTGCTTCCCCTTTTCTTTCCTTTGGCAGGTGAGATTTTCCAGCCACAGGGGGGTTGGGAATTGAAAGGAATCTGATGATCCCGTCCTCCCCACCTAATTCCCTCTAATCCCTCCCCCACATAATTCCCCGCGTTTGGTTAAACTTCCTACAACTTACGTACTAGCAGGAGCATACAACAGCAAGCTTCCGGACTACAACAACACCACCATACAACATCAACAGTACTACTACAAGACTTGCATTCCAACATTACGAGGTATAAAGTCAACTTCCATGTGCAATAATTTATACTTCGGTCGCTCATCTCTGAATTATCAAGTCATGACAAAAGCTAAATTTTCAACACTCATGACAGTCGGAAAGTTTCAATAGAAGAAAATGACAAGAAAGTAAGTTATGCAATTTCAACGACACTCCGCTTGTTCTAAGTGCTGCGACATCTGCAAGACAACATTGTTTCTCTTCAAGCCATGCAACTCCTGGAGAATAAGAGGAAGGCAAATTCATCAAGCTAGAAAGGACAAGCATGATAGCTGTAGATGTAAAACTAGCATGATCAGATTAATTATTTGCATTAATATTTTGCATGATACAGTGATCTATCATCTTGCATGACAAAAAAGAACTTGTAACATAAGTACAAATCCAAAGAATATACTCAACCCTCAGAAGTTCAACAAAGTAAAACATGACATGGCATTAGACTTTAATCTGGTAGCAATCTAAATTTCCTCATAAATACATGTCACATCAACGCTTGGTACTACTTATTTTCGCAATCAGATCTTACAAGAAATCATCATTCATGGCACATAAAACATGAAAGAAGGTAAAGAAACAGCAAAAAAAGGGAGAGCTTATGTCACAACCGAATATGGTGCTCACACATTAAATTCCCTTTCAAAGGATATCCTATTCGACTTTTATGCCATACTTGGGCAAAGCCATCGAACAGGAATTCATGCTAGAGAGAGTTCAGAGGTGGGGATGAGTTCATAAAACTTGAAAGTAGATCTACACTTCAGACATTTCTTATTCGCCACTGTTAACTAACTGCACTCAGATCAATGACACGGTAGAAAATTAACATGTTTCCTTTCATGTACATATACTGTGACAACCAATAATTGTTTGTAATTAACATGTTTGCACTGTGCTTGTTATAAAAAGATCTATCAGCAGAACGCAAAATGCCGGTTATTTATTATCTGCCCTTCGAGACATAAGAGCTATACATTTAAGAATACCACTAGCACACCTCATCTAACTTGCGCAATTGATGATCAATCAGTTATACAAATTAGCAATACAATCAACGCGGAGTATTCCACCGGGCATCACCACATTCAGGTTCACTTCTCCAGGTGGAATTTAAAGGAATATATATATGTGTCTCCCCTAGAAAGCATGGTAATACTCATATGGTGATATGCAGAAAAGAATATATAAAGGAAGTGCGATGATATGATGCAAAAGAGCAGCAATGACGACACAATAATGTCTGCCGTTCACAGAGTTCTAAACCAACTGGTGATTAACAATCCAAAGTCTTTAACTGCACAAATCCCTCTTAGTTGGCAGTTTGGCACAATCTCTATAGTGTCTACACAAAAGATAGCTTTGGAGGACTAAAAGTTTCAGCTCAGAGATGATCAGAGACACAAACAAAGAGTTAAATGCTACAGAATACAAGACGTGCTACATGAACTATCTAGGCAAGAGTTCCGAACATAGCAACAATTGAATTTACTGTGCAAGTACTCGTTGTAAAGTAGTAAGCTATCTAGTTGGTCATTTTTCAGACCAGATCAGCACAAATGCATCAAACTCCCCacatggagattatactttgagATAATCATGTGGAACAGCAAAAGCATGGTGCAGAAAACACTAAACTCATCAAACAGCACAGACATACCGTACTATCCTGTTTGTTTGCTCACATCACACGTACCGATCGAGCAGCATATATAGGGTAGGTTCAGAGTTTCAGGCACAACAATACTACTGTAGATTTGTTGGTGTGAAGGTTCGGAGTTTCAGGCACAACAATACTACTGTAGATTTGTTGGTGTGACTTATCATGAAGCAACGTAATCATCTTGAAATGTTCTTCTGTAGCCCCTTACCCCTTCATGTCAAGCATAAAAAATGCAATTGTACACAACCTCTCTCAGTTTATTTATTTCACGTTTCGAACAAAACAAAACAGCCAATGCTTAATTAAACAAAATATAGTATATACTTTTGGCATGGTCAGGAAAAAAATGGAGAACAAAACAGAACAGTCAATGCTCAGTCAAACAAAACCGAGCATATACTTTTGGAATGGTCAGGAAATAAATGGAGAACAAAACAGAACAGTCAATGCTCAATTATACAAAACAAAGCATATACTTTTGGGATGGCCAAGTGCAATGTGAAGATAGTAGAGAGAGATGGAACCGACTATCTGGACACCAGCCGCCAAATCTGCTCGGGGGCTGCTGGAAGAGGAGTAAATCCGGAAGGGGTGGATGCTGCAGTATGGAGATCATCAGCTGAGGGGTAGGTACTCATGCAACAGAGAATAGGCAGCCATGCAGCCATGATGAGGTTGCATCGCCCCCTGCTCACGGAGGATGTCATGGGAGGGAGGCCGAGTGACACCCGTCCAGAAGGCCGACAATCTATGGGGCCAGAGAACCCCTTCTACGTTTGGCGAGGGCTCGCAGCACACAAAGAGCAGCAACCGTGAAAGCACTCGAGCGTAGTTCGGGCCGCTGTGAagcgtaaaatcctactcctgctttggtggaattATGTGTGTAAGTGCCCAATGTACAAAGAGCACGACCTTGCCGGCAAGGAGCTCGGGAGGTGCTGCTAAGCTACTACAAATGGGCAGGGTTTTGACCCTTGTAAAggtaaccatgggcctccttttatacatgaaaggggtcaccacagtggcaaaatgATATTTACAGAGGGTGAATAGTGgctacagtgctatcatacctaaccctgacggtataGGACAAAAGCAATAAATGCACCGTTAGGTGTCACGCTGGTATGAATGCCGGCAAGGGACCACCGCTCCACCTGTACCGTCAGCCCAGCTACCCTTTATTATCATGACACGCCTTCTGGACGGGTGTCAATAAAGTTGATCTTCAAGCGGCGAACTGCCACATGCCCCGACAAGCTCTACTCGCCACCTGTCAGCAAGCTTCTAACGGGCTGCCAAGGTGGAGCGGTGGAGGGAGCTTGCCGGTCTTGAACTTGCCGGCCCGAAGCTTGCCGGCTTGGAGCTCGCCGGCAATTTGAGTCTGGATCTTCAGTACTTCCTTAGTACTTCTCGATGACCTGCCTGGAGGTCTTCCTCATGGTTTTTGTCTACTAAGCTTGAGTGCTTGAAATAAGTTCATCTTCTGCCAAGCCCTTCCTGACAGAGAGGCTACAACTGTCTGTCCATAGTCAGGGGTATGAACACCCATGTTCAATACACCGACACCGAGGAGGTCGCAAGGTGCAGGGGGCGCTCGGTCACGAGGCGCAGGTTTCCTCCTAGACGTCCGGAGGTGTGGAGTTCTCACCCAGGGACGTGGCGTGGATCAGGCAGAATAGCCCAGTCCAGGGAGACAATCAAATGGCTTTGCAGGCTGTGTGGGGCTGATTTGGTCAGTGGTTCTCTCCCCAGGGATTAGAGGGTCATGTGCAACCAAAATGAGGCCAAAGTGATCTGCAACTACTTCAACGGTTAGAAGTTGAAGGCCCAGTCTTGACTAGTCAATGAGTCGCAAAGTGATTGTCGCATGTAGACTAGCTCACTGAGTCCAGCAATCGAGCGACTAGTCATAGACTAGTCTGGACTAGTCATGCTGGTTGAGCTGATCGACTCAAATTTGGGAGGTAACAAGTGAGCAGCCTGCAGCCCGTGGGAGGGAAAACTTGGGAAGCTAGGTTTCCAGGCTCGCTCCAGAACGAGACACCTCACCTGGGACGAAGCCGCCGCCAGCACCCACTCACCAACCGCCGCCGGAGCATTGCGACGCTATCCCTCCACTCCTCCCCtagatcaccccccccccccccccccccctgctgatTATGTCCCTCTCCTGGATCAGCCCCTCCGGTCTCCCTCTGCTGGTTCTATTCCTGGATGCGCCCCTTCGCTGTACTCCTCTGCAAGTAATTTCTCCCTTCTCTCCTTCCCTTCTTGGGTTTGATTTTCTCCCCCACCCTCTATCTTATTTTCGTTTTGCCTGTTTCAACTTCAAGATCCTTAGGTCTGAGCTACAATGTCTAGGCCGTTGGAGATATCTCAAGTAATgtgttcagcagcagcagcagctgcagctcaACCTGATGAGCATTGCAGCCCATCGAAGGATCCTGCGAGGAAGGCAACTTGGAGAAAGGACCCAGCATGGAAATATGCAGAAACATGCTTTCTGGCCTGATCTGCAGGATAAACTGACGCTCCAATGCATACTATACTGTACTATGTAGTATATACTACATACTAGGTATTAGTAATTGAGTACCAAATTACCATGTCGACTACAAGTGGTAGTCTCCACAATAAACTTACCGGAGGAAGGATATCACTCCATGATAACTCCAGAATGGTGCTCTGGAACGGTGTCTACAATGCCTGTGCAAAGAAAGTATCATCTTAAGCATTGAGAACAAAAAAAAAACTCACAGATTCTAACattcagaggcctagagatttaaACAACTCACAAATACCTGACTGGGCTAGTCTTGAGTTAAAATAATAATGAGCTGGAAGATCAGCTCGTCCATCATGTTCCTTGGAAGACTGCTGCTTCCTCATCTCCATCATCAAGATGTGAGAATCGAGATCTACGACACGAGCGTACTGGCAGAAATTGGAAGCGACGAAGTTGGGGATGACAGGCTCGTCAAAACGGTCCACAAGAGAAATTATACTCTCACGGACGTTGCACCATATGTCGAGCTCGAGTAGATATTCTGCTCCTGTTGGGATGCACATCCCGTTGCTCCGGTTCTCACGGAGCTTGCCAGCCGCAAAGTAGACAGTTCCATTATTGGTGGGGTTGAGAAGGGGGTACATTGGGGCTAATTTACTTGGAACGTCGAagtataagggcatctccagccgttggccccccaaggacgcataaaaatcgccccctggaggcgagccggcgatgcactcggcgctgggggcgggtttgcgcccagtcgtcgcccccagctcgcccccaggcgccgaaattggcccactttgcagcccaatttcggcgaataaacggcccatatgggcgagaataggcccatattcggcgtggtttcgccgtgtctcggcgttcaattatcaacacaattatttcttatcacatatttcatcacagaaaaatcaaatacttcaacaaaatactacaacaacaaataattcaatacaaattatattgttcaacaaataaaaactcgtatttcatcacgaggcgtcccccttgagcctccataggtgctcaatcagatctttctgcagttgatgatgcacctgtgggtctcggatctcctgacgcatactgagataggcagtccaagttgtcggtagctggtgatcaacttcggctagaggaccctgcctgtagtatggttcagtgtcaatcactgggtcttcttgctcgctcttaatgatcatgttgtgcaagatgacacagcaagtcatgatctcccacatttgatctttcgaccaggtctgagcggggtaccgaacaacagcgaatcgagattggagcacaccaaatgcccgctcgacatccttccggcaagcctcctgaactttcgcaaaccaggcgttcttgcctcctggcacagggtttgagattgtcttcacaaatgtcgaccatctcggatagatgccgtcagctagatagtaccccttgttgtattggtgcccattgatctcgaagttcaccggaggagaatggccctcaacgagcttggcaaaaacaagagagcactgcagcacgttgatgtcattgtgagttcctggcataccaaagaaggagtgccaaatccagaggtcctgtgtggctaccgcctcaagcaccacactgcaaccgcttttggcgcctttgtacatcccctgccaaccaaatgggcagttcttccatttccaatgcatgcagtcgatgcttccaagcatcccaggaaatcctcttgatgcattctgggctaggatccgagtagtgtcttccgcattgggtgttctcaagtattgtggcccaaacactgccaccactgcccgacagaatttgtagaaacactctatgctggtggactcggccatgcacccatagtcgtcgagtgaatcacttgGAGCTCCATAtacaagcatcctcatcgctgtcgtgcacttctggatggaggtgaatccaagagcgccagtgcaatccatcttgcacttgaagtagttgtcgaactcccagatggaattcacaatcctgaggaagagctttcggctcatccgataacggcgccgaaatgttctctcgccatgaagtggagcatcgacgaagtagtcggagtagagcatgcagtagccttgcagacgatgccggttctttgctttcacccgccccggcgccgagccacctcgccgcggcttttcactgcttgccagcagctgggcgagggcggcgagcaccatgagatgctcttcttcctggacgtcggccgcggcttcctcctccagcagcgcggcgagctcttcctcctcatccgagtccatcgccgaggcaggcaaaacgccgaacaccttgcgctcggtgggcatgtacccgccgttaaaccgcgcctccgcagccggaaacggcggccggaaacgcccagctgctgtgggaggggctgccgcggcgaagtgctgctattttccggcggggaatggctatctagcggagtagggcggcggccgtcgtcgggatatagctagtggtggccaagggcgcggggggtgcgaggcgagtaGGGGggagaaaaccttgacttttcccctgtcggtgtgggccaggcgtgcttttccctagcgccggagcccccaacggaTCCCCAGCGCGCCTGGTTCAgcctgtgaccgccgggcgaaAAAAAGATCCaaaccggcgattttcggcgtcctgggggcgcaactgggccgttttttcggcgccggcgccgaaaaagtggccgggggggggggcctgttgggggcgcggctggagatgccctaaattGTCTTGAAAA from Triticum aestivum cultivar Chinese Spring chromosome 4A, IWGSC CS RefSeq v2.1, whole genome shotgun sequence harbors:
- the LOC123082763 gene encoding uncharacterized protein, whose product is MPLYFDVPSKLAPMYPLLNPTNNGTVYFAAGKLRENRSNGMCIPTGAEYLLELDIWCNVRESIISLVDRFDEPVIPNFVASNFCQYARVVDLDSHILMMEMRKQQSSKEHDGRADLPAHYYFNSRLAQSGIVDTVPEHHSGVIME